One window of Chloroflexota bacterium genomic DNA carries:
- a CDS encoding methionyl-tRNA formyltransferase, protein MDIRVVFMGSPDFALPPLRALQQAYAIVGVVTQPDRPAGRGRTLKAPPVKELALSLDIPVTQPQRLNQPEAMDQLRAWNPDLIVVAAFGQILRPELLELPRYGCLNIHASLLPRWRGAAPINAAILHGDAQTGITIMTMDSGLDTGPIIRQRAIPIEANDTAGSLFSRMADLGAALLIDTLPNYLDGQLPLQAQDKSLATYAPMLKSQDGQLDFNQPADALARRVRAFNPWPGTFLIWNHQRIKIHHAHAISATSPGCGVLFTHKNQPAIGTAAGSLVLDIVQPAGKRAMPAETFLRGARDWGT, encoded by the coding sequence ATGGATATTCGCGTCGTTTTCATGGGTTCGCCCGATTTCGCCCTACCCCCGCTGAGAGCGCTCCAGCAAGCATACGCCATAGTGGGTGTTGTCACCCAACCCGATCGCCCCGCGGGCCGCGGGCGCACACTCAAAGCGCCGCCCGTGAAAGAACTGGCGCTGTCGTTAGATATTCCCGTCACTCAACCCCAGCGGCTGAATCAGCCCGAGGCAATGGATCAACTACGCGCCTGGAATCCAGACCTGATTGTGGTGGCCGCATTCGGCCAAATTCTACGCCCGGAACTGCTTGAATTGCCGCGCTATGGCTGCCTGAATATCCACGCATCGTTATTGCCCAGGTGGCGCGGCGCGGCCCCGATCAATGCCGCCATCCTGCACGGCGATGCACAAACCGGTATCACGATCATGACAATGGACTCTGGTCTCGATACTGGCCCAATCATCCGCCAGCGCGCCATCCCCATCGAGGCGAATGACACTGCCGGGAGTCTGTTCAGCCGCATGGCCGATCTCGGCGCAGCGCTGCTCATCGATACGCTGCCCAATTATCTCGACGGCCAACTTCCACTCCAGGCACAGGACAAGAGCCTCGCCACCTATGCGCCCATGCTAAAAAGTCAGGATGGGCAACTCGATTTCAACCAACCCGCCGATGCACTGGCCCGCCGAGTGCGCGCATTCAATCCCTGGCCGGGAACATTTCTCATCTGGAATCATCAGCGCATCAAGATTCATCACGCTCATGCCATCAGCGCAACCTCACCCGGGTGCGGGGTGTTATTCACTCATAAAAACCAACCTGCTATCGGCACCGCGGCTGGCAGCCTGGTACTCGATATCGTACAGCCCGCAGGAAAACGCGCCATGCCCGCTGAAACTTTCTTGCGTGGGGCACGCGATTGGGGAACTTAA
- a CDS encoding HDIG domain-containing protein codes for MQREEALAIVREFVKNENLVRHMLAVEAAMRFYARKFGEDEELWAVTGLLHDYDWEIHPTLDKHPQVGIALLRARGVSDNILQAILSHAEHTGVPRTTTMEKALFACDEITGLITAAALVRPSRSLDDLTVKSVKKKWKDKAFAAGVNRNEVAQGAEEFGIELWEHVANVIEAMRPIGPDLGLERLP; via the coding sequence ATGCAACGAGAAGAAGCCCTTGCGATTGTACGTGAATTCGTTAAAAATGAAAATCTGGTGCGCCACATGCTGGCCGTCGAGGCTGCCATGCGCTTCTACGCCCGCAAATTTGGCGAAGATGAAGAACTGTGGGCCGTGACCGGTCTGCTGCACGATTACGACTGGGAAATCCACCCCACACTCGACAAGCACCCCCAGGTCGGGATTGCGCTGCTGAGAGCGCGCGGCGTCTCTGATAATATTTTACAAGCCATTCTCAGCCACGCCGAACATACCGGTGTGCCGCGTACCACCACAATGGAAAAAGCCCTTTTCGCCTGCGACGAAATCACCGGCCTGATCACCGCCGCGGCGTTGGTGCGGCCTTCACGCTCATTGGACGATCTGACCGTCAAATCCGTCAAGAAAAAATGGAAGGATAAAGCCTTTGCCGCGGGGGTCAACCGCAACGAAGTTGCTCAGGGAGCCGAAGAATTCGGCATTGAACTCTGGGAGCATGTCGCCAACGTCATCGAGGCTATGCGGCCAATCGGCCCCGACCTGGGGTTAGAACGGCTTCCGTAA
- a CDS encoding thymidine phosphorylase → MRAVEIIEKKRDKHELTQAEIEYFVQNYATGNIPDYQAAAWAMAVLLNGMTPQETTDLTLAIVASGETINLSQVVPVAVDKHSTGGVGDKTTLVVEPLVSACGLPVGKMSGRGLGFSGGTLDKIESIPGFRVNLTTEEFLHQLDTVGLVLAGQTADLAPADGKLYALRDVTGTVQSIPLIASSVMSKKIAGGAHAIVLDVKVGLGAFMQTQADAHTLAQLMVDIAHLAGRKAVALISDMNQPLGCAVGNALEVKEAIETLQGGGPADFKTHCMEVAAHMLTLGGIAANKADAAKLAGEALADGRAWKRFRQLVIAQHGDIAYVDNPELLPKAKFIEIVPAPRSGYVAGIHARVVGETAVILGAGRAKKGDPVDHAVGIEIHCNVGDYLEIGSPLFTLHADDEGILAEARQSLLDAHTWSDVPVEPLPLFYGVIE, encoded by the coding sequence ATGCGAGCTGTAGAAATCATAGAAAAAAAACGTGATAAGCACGAACTCACGCAGGCCGAAATTGAATATTTTGTGCAGAACTACGCCACGGGCAATATCCCCGACTATCAGGCCGCGGCCTGGGCAATGGCTGTCTTGCTCAATGGAATGACCCCACAAGAAACCACCGATCTAACGCTAGCAATTGTCGCTTCGGGCGAAACCATCAATCTTTCACAAGTTGTGCCTGTAGCCGTCGACAAACATTCTACGGGTGGGGTGGGCGATAAAACCACCCTTGTCGTAGAGCCGCTGGTTTCTGCGTGTGGCCTGCCGGTTGGCAAAATGTCGGGGCGCGGGCTTGGTTTTAGCGGTGGCACCCTCGATAAAATCGAATCGATTCCCGGATTCCGCGTAAATCTGACCACCGAAGAATTCTTGCATCAACTGGATACAGTTGGCCTGGTTCTGGCCGGGCAAACCGCAGACCTTGCCCCCGCCGATGGCAAACTCTATGCCTTGCGCGATGTCACCGGAACCGTTCAGTCGATTCCGTTAATCGCATCCTCCGTAATGAGCAAGAAAATCGCCGGGGGGGCGCACGCCATTGTTCTGGATGTCAAAGTGGGGCTGGGAGCCTTCATGCAGACTCAGGCAGACGCGCATACGCTGGCGCAGTTGATGGTGGATATTGCCCATCTGGCCGGACGCAAAGCCGTGGCGCTGATCTCGGATATGAACCAGCCCCTCGGGTGCGCGGTGGGAAATGCGCTGGAAGTCAAGGAAGCGATCGAAACCCTGCAGGGTGGTGGCCCAGCGGATTTTAAAACGCATTGTATGGAAGTGGCTGCGCACATGCTTACTTTGGGGGGGATTGCTGCCAACAAAGCGGATGCTGCAAAATTAGCGGGGGAGGCTTTAGCCGATGGCCGCGCCTGGAAGCGTTTCCGCCAACTCGTGATCGCGCAACATGGCGACATAGCGTATGTCGATAACCCCGAATTACTCCCCAAAGCCAAATTCATCGAGATAGTTCCCGCGCCGCGCAGCGGATATGTAGCTGGAATTCATGCCCGTGTGGTGGGCGAAACCGCAGTAATCCTGGGAGCTGGCCGGGCGAAAAAGGGTGATCCCGTCGATCATGCTGTTGGGATCGAAATTCACTGCAATGTTGGCGATTATCTTGAAATTGGCAGCCCGCTCTTCACGCTGCATGCTGATGACGAGGGTATTCTGGCAGAAGCGCGCCAAAGCTTGCTAGACGCGCACACCTGGAGCGATGTTCCCGTAGAACCGCTACCGCTATTTTATGGTGTGATTGAATAG
- a CDS encoding DUF218 domain-containing protein has translation MLITIFIAIAAGITALIVPRAITALYALRRTASVGQIQPQRVAIVFGAGLWRDGSPTPVLRDRVETAAELYFNGKVEKLLMSGDNRVVEYNEPAAMRDYALELGIPDEDIVLDYAGRRTYDTCYRASAIFEIDSAILVTQSFHLPRALYLCNMLGVDATGTPADLRTYRRRSLAYWHTRETIATLVALWDVHILRPLPVLGNPEPIFTENSTNPIISN, from the coding sequence ATGTTGATTACTATCTTTATCGCCATCGCAGCCGGAATAACCGCGCTGATCGTCCCTCGGGCGATTACCGCGCTATATGCGCTGCGGCGGACCGCGTCGGTGGGGCAAATCCAACCCCAAAGAGTAGCCATCGTTTTTGGAGCTGGTCTGTGGCGAGATGGTTCCCCAACCCCGGTGCTGCGCGACCGTGTAGAAACCGCGGCGGAACTATACTTCAATGGCAAAGTCGAAAAATTGCTCATGAGTGGCGATAACCGCGTAGTGGAGTATAACGAACCCGCTGCCATGCGCGACTACGCTCTAGAATTAGGCATCCCCGATGAAGATATTGTGCTCGATTATGCGGGTCGGCGCACCTATGATACCTGTTACCGTGCCAGCGCTATCTTTGAAATCGATTCAGCCATTCTGGTGACGCAGAGTTTTCATTTACCGCGCGCCCTGTACCTGTGCAATATGCTGGGCGTAGACGCTACCGGCACCCCCGCTGATCTGCGCACCTATCGCCGCCGCTCATTGGCTTACTGGCATACCCGTGAAACCATCGCCACACTGGTTGCCCTGTGGGATGTGCATATCCTGCGCCCTTTGCCGGTACTCGGCAACCCGGAGCCAATTTTCACCGAGAACAGCACAAATCCGATAATTAGCAATTAG
- the phnE gene encoding phosphonate ABC transporter, permease protein PhnE, with protein sequence MSNNTKKLAHKDDIRQPSLVKPPVAALLSLILPGLGQALARAARRGLLLLFTITSIVGLLLWRFKLTAPRDEGWVNIIKKGWHLDPFLIAVTILVALLYIWIAVDAYAIAKDPTRTPIGVFFVLIVVFFALGWQIGQIDLVTLVTQADEAGPPLGRVAWPWEKAIAYEQSILAASADIRVPCTGDELAPNEIAGSEPVLIATPTCGTLSTQEGEAGTILHLEGHNFAPGEDTAIKWKDPIGNIFRQRQGGEYVVVIPDSEGYFEVDIIMPYRLLPPSATDPFYVWVVFGEQTADMGAAHLSDDFKLVVEKMIETIFIGMMATFFGVILAVPVSFFAARNLMSASPITLVVYYLVRGVLNIIRSIEPIIWAIIAVIVVGLGPFAGILALVFHSIAALGKLYSEAIESIDPGPIEAIQATGATWLQTVVYAVVPQIVPPFVSFTIYRWDINVRMSTIIGLVGGGGIGFLLVQYIRILDYRSAGMAVWFIAITVAILDYVSAEIRARFV encoded by the coding sequence ATGAGCAACAACACCAAAAAATTGGCTCATAAAGATGATATTCGCCAGCCCAGTCTGGTAAAGCCCCCGGTTGCAGCCCTGCTCTCTTTGATTTTGCCAGGCCTGGGACAAGCCCTTGCCCGCGCCGCGCGACGCGGCCTATTGCTTTTGTTCACAATCACCAGTATAGTCGGCCTGCTGTTGTGGCGCTTCAAACTGACTGCGCCACGCGATGAGGGCTGGGTCAATATTATCAAAAAAGGTTGGCATCTCGATCCATTCTTGATCGCTGTGACGATCTTAGTTGCTCTGCTTTATATCTGGATCGCCGTAGATGCCTACGCAATTGCTAAAGACCCCACACGCACACCAATTGGGGTTTTCTTTGTGCTAATCGTGGTATTCTTTGCCCTCGGTTGGCAGATCGGACAAATTGATCTGGTGACATTAGTCACCCAGGCCGATGAAGCCGGACCTCCACTGGGACGCGTGGCTTGGCCGTGGGAAAAAGCTATCGCCTATGAACAAAGCATACTAGCCGCTTCTGCCGATATTCGAGTCCCCTGCACCGGCGATGAATTAGCGCCGAATGAAATTGCCGGAAGCGAACCTGTTTTGATTGCTACTCCGACCTGCGGCACGCTGAGCACACAAGAGGGCGAGGCCGGCACTATTCTACATCTGGAAGGCCACAACTTTGCGCCGGGAGAAGATACCGCGATAAAATGGAAAGATCCCATCGGGAATATTTTCCGCCAACGGCAAGGAGGCGAGTATGTTGTCGTAATACCCGATTCTGAGGGCTATTTTGAAGTCGATATCATTATGCCCTACCGCCTGCTGCCCCCCAGCGCTACTGATCCCTTCTACGTTTGGGTGGTCTTCGGCGAGCAAACAGCCGATATGGGTGCAGCCCACCTGAGCGACGACTTCAAACTCGTTGTCGAAAAAATGATCGAGACCATCTTCATCGGTATGATGGCAACTTTCTTTGGTGTGATACTGGCTGTGCCAGTGAGTTTCTTCGCCGCCCGCAACCTGATGTCGGCATCGCCGATCACGCTGGTGGTGTACTATCTGGTGCGCGGCGTACTCAATATTATCCGCTCCATCGAGCCGATCATCTGGGCGATCATCGCTGTGATCGTGGTCGGGCTTGGCCCCTTTGCCGGTATTCTGGCATTAGTCTTCCACTCCATCGCAGCGTTGGGCAAGCTTTATTCCGAAGCCATCGAATCGATCGATCCCGGCCCTATCGAGGCCATTCAAGCCACCGGAGCCACATGGCTGCAAACGGTGGTCTACGCGGTCGTTCCGCAAATCGTGCCGCCCTTCGTTTCCTTCACCATCTATCGCTGGGACATCAATGTGCGCATGTCCACCATCATCGGTCTGGTCGGCGGCGGCGGTATCGGCTTCTTGCTGGTGCAATATATCCGCATCCTCGACTACCGTTCCGCGGGCATGGCCGTGTGGTTCATTGCCATCACCGTTGCCATTCTCGACTATGTCAGCGCAGAAATTCGGGCTCGCTTCGTGTAA
- a CDS encoding EamA family transporter, which yields MTTEKQITWQGLLNLFVVYIVWGSTYLAIRVAVREGSGFPPFAMGLMRVFIAGIILLGWARLAKSRLRLTRQEFITLFASGLLLWAGGNGMVNWSEQRADSGLAALIIAATPIWVAIVEAFLDRRLPTWRLVGSLMIGFSGIAVLSWPVLSQGVQADLFAILGLLLAGFSWGMGTILQSRRPVGVKPSISSGYQQLFGSLGFVLLFLVSGESLPNPNPQAWWAVSYLIVVGSLFAFTAYVRAVQLLPTSIVMTYPYVNPVIAVFLGWLILGETITPWTIAGAALVLLGVAGVFNERRT from the coding sequence ATGACAACTGAAAAACAAATCACCTGGCAAGGCTTGTTGAATCTGTTCGTGGTTTATATCGTATGGGGCAGCACGTATCTGGCAATTCGTGTAGCTGTGCGAGAAGGTTCGGGTTTTCCGCCGTTTGCTATGGGGTTGATGCGTGTTTTCATCGCCGGGATCATCTTGTTGGGGTGGGCGCGTCTGGCAAAATCTCGCCTGCGGCTAACACGGCAAGAGTTCATCACCCTGTTTGCCTCTGGTTTGTTGTTATGGGCGGGCGGAAATGGCATGGTCAACTGGTCTGAGCAGCGCGCCGATTCAGGCCTGGCAGCACTGATCATTGCCGCTACACCCATTTGGGTCGCCATAGTTGAAGCATTTCTAGATCGACGTTTACCCACCTGGCGGCTGGTCGGTTCTTTGATGATCGGTTTCTCCGGAATTGCGGTACTCAGTTGGCCGGTGCTTTCACAGGGTGTTCAGGCCGATCTCTTTGCCATTTTGGGTTTGCTCCTTGCCGGGTTTAGTTGGGGCATGGGAACCATTTTACAAAGTCGCCGTCCGGTTGGAGTGAAACCCTCCATCAGTTCTGGCTATCAGCAGCTTTTTGGTAGCCTGGGTTTCGTTCTGCTGTTTCTCGTTAGTGGAGAGTCGCTGCCTAATCCAAATCCTCAAGCCTGGTGGGCGGTGAGCTATTTGATAGTGGTAGGGTCACTCTTTGCATTTACGGCCTATGTGCGCGCCGTTCAATTATTGCCTACATCTATCGTCATGACCTATCCGTATGTCAACCCCGTTATTGCGGTTTTCTTGGGTTGGCTGATCTTGGGCGAAACGATTACGCCTTGGACGATTGCAGGCGCAGCGCTGGTGCTTTTGGGCGTAGCAGGTGTATTCAACGAACGTAGGACTTGA
- a CDS encoding 2-dehydropantoate 2-reductase gives MKDLSILTLGAGAIGTYIGGSLALAGHRVTFVERPEVAEDLRARGLRLKLGDGEHHLAAPVVIGSLDEALASGKYDIAIFALKSYHTPAFIDSLSTHHGTLPPILCLSNGVDNELALAEKLGREKVIAGTVTTAIGRNAAGDITLEKLRGLGIANEHPLAGELAQAMTDAGLNAQLFERAADMKWSKMLTNLIANASAAILDMTPAEIFAHPGIFAIEMAQLREALRVMRAQGIRVVDLPGTPVRALAFAVRWLPMIISRPLLAKAVGGGRGGKMPSFHIDLHSGSGKSEVEYLNGAVARAGAQQGIPTPVNQLLNDTLIALTRGEMPLDAYRKQPEKLL, from the coding sequence ATGAAAGATTTATCGATTCTTACCCTCGGCGCAGGCGCGATTGGGACGTATATCGGCGGGAGTCTGGCTCTGGCTGGACATCGGGTTACTTTTGTGGAGCGCCCTGAAGTGGCCGAAGATTTACGCGCCCGCGGCCTGAGACTCAAACTCGGAGACGGGGAGCATCACCTCGCGGCCCCGGTGGTGATCGGCTCACTCGATGAGGCGCTGGCCTCGGGGAAGTACGATATCGCCATCTTCGCCCTCAAGTCCTACCATACGCCCGCGTTCATCGACTCGCTCTCTACGCATCATGGAACACTCCCCCCTATCCTCTGCCTTTCCAACGGAGTTGATAACGAGTTGGCTCTGGCCGAAAAACTTGGCCGCGAAAAAGTCATCGCCGGAACGGTAACCACGGCTATCGGGCGCAATGCCGCTGGCGATATTACCCTGGAAAAATTGCGCGGCCTGGGCATCGCCAATGAACATCCGCTGGCAGGCGAACTTGCTCAGGCAATGACGGATGCCGGGCTGAATGCCCAGCTTTTCGAACGCGCCGCGGATATGAAATGGTCAAAGATGCTCACCAATTTGATCGCCAACGCCAGCGCCGCCATTCTGGATATGACACCTGCGGAAATCTTCGCTCATCCAGGCATTTTTGCCATCGAGATGGCGCAATTGCGCGAGGCCTTGCGGGTGATGCGCGCTCAGGGCATCCGAGTGGTAGATTTACCCGGCACACCCGTGCGGGCGCTGGCATTTGCCGTGCGCTGGCTACCCATGATAATTTCTCGCCCCTTGCTCGCCAAAGCCGTTGGCGGCGGGCGCGGCGGCAAGATGCCATCTTTTCATATTGATCTGCACAGCGGCAGCGGCAAGAGCGAAGTCGAGTATCTCAACGGAGCCGTCGCGCGTGCCGGAGCGCAGCAAGGCATCCCCACCCCGGTCAATCAATTGCTCAACGATACCCTAATTGCGCTAACCCGCGGCGAAATGCCGCTTGACGCGTATCGCAAGCAGCCGGAGAAATTGCTCTAA
- a CDS encoding DMT family transporter, which produces MPKIFSGLSQTTRAYLALGFGLLSLGFSAIFVRGANAPGTVTAFYRMTIGSLVMVIPFANQFRSGASIRPARHSIWLAILGGVFFGSDLVLWTSGIVMSGATIPTLMANIAPLWVGLGAFLFFRERQGVRFWMGLLVAIIGAAIILGQDFSKASNIGMGSLLGLGSGVFYGAYYLTTQRARAGMRTLSYFWISTASSMILLLFVNLILGRTLTGYDSLTYAMFLGIGLLVQVGGWLAINYAQGFLPASIISSTLLGQPVLTAVIAWPLFGENLNSWQIFGGAAVITGVYLVHRSRSNGRRVFASAGIEKNYDN; this is translated from the coding sequence TTGCCAAAAATATTTTCTGGTTTATCACAAACGACCCGCGCCTATCTGGCGTTGGGTTTTGGTTTGCTTAGCCTGGGTTTTTCGGCCATATTTGTGCGCGGCGCCAATGCTCCTGGTACAGTAACTGCTTTCTATCGAATGACGATTGGTTCTCTCGTGATGGTGATTCCATTTGCGAATCAATTCCGTAGTGGCGCATCTATCCGCCCCGCCCGCCACAGTATTTGGCTGGCGATTTTGGGTGGTGTTTTCTTTGGTAGTGATCTGGTTCTGTGGACGAGCGGTATTGTGATGAGTGGCGCCACGATCCCTACACTGATGGCGAATATTGCCCCCCTGTGGGTTGGGCTGGGCGCTTTTTTATTTTTTCGAGAACGTCAAGGGGTGCGTTTTTGGATGGGGCTGCTGGTCGCGATCATTGGCGCGGCGATTATTTTGGGGCAAGATTTCTCGAAGGCGAGTAATATTGGCATGGGGAGTTTACTGGGGTTGGGATCGGGTGTTTTTTATGGGGCTTATTATCTGACCACACAGCGCGCCCGCGCAGGTATGCGAACGCTGTCCTATTTCTGGATCTCGACGGCGAGTTCAATGATTTTATTGTTATTCGTCAATCTCATTCTGGGGCGCACACTAACCGGTTACGATTCGTTGACCTATGCCATGTTTTTGGGTATTGGTTTGCTGGTGCAGGTGGGGGGTTGGCTGGCGATTAATTATGCGCAGGGTTTTTTGCCCGCGTCGATCATTTCGTCCACGTTGCTTGGACAACCTGTGCTAACCGCTGTGATTGCCTGGCCATTATTCGGTGAAAACCTGAATTCTTGGCAAATTTTCGGTGGTGCAGCTGTGATTACGGGTGTATATTTGGTGCATCGTAGCCGCAGTAATGGTCGCAGGGTTTTTGCATCCGCTGGCATCGAGAAGAATTATGACAACTGA
- a CDS encoding histidine phosphatase family protein has translation MTNSTRQYDFTFLRHGESVGNADGYHQGQVDFPLTEKGRAQAQALAAYWQAHNPAFDTVIASPQSRARETAEIITAALGLSIELDEIWMERDNGLLGGLHHTEAQEKYPQPDFIPLYDPIGGTGESQWELYLRGGKAFQSLLHRPPARYLVISHGAILNMVVRAILGIMPQPNYITPRFRFPNTAFATFTFNPNSHLWVVHGINQRPHWDEEEYQP, from the coding sequence ATGACCAACTCAACCCGACAATATGATTTTACCTTTCTACGCCACGGCGAGTCTGTAGGGAACGCCGACGGCTACCACCAGGGGCAGGTTGACTTCCCTCTCACCGAAAAAGGCCGCGCCCAGGCGCAGGCTTTGGCTGCATATTGGCAAGCACACAACCCTGCTTTCGACACAGTAATCGCCAGCCCGCAAAGCCGCGCCCGCGAAACCGCCGAAATCATCACCGCCGCCCTCGGTCTGAGCATCGAACTCGACGAAATCTGGATGGAGCGCGACAACGGCTTGCTCGGCGGCCTGCACCATACCGAGGCTCAGGAAAAATATCCCCAACCCGATTTCATCCCCTTGTATGATCCCATCGGGGGAACAGGCGAAAGCCAATGGGAGCTATATTTGCGCGGCGGTAAAGCTTTTCAGAGCTTGCTTCATCGACCTCCGGCACGCTATCTCGTAATTTCACACGGCGCCATCCTGAACATGGTCGTGCGCGCCATCCTTGGCATCATGCCCCAACCCAACTATATCACCCCGCGCTTCCGCTTTCCGAATACCGCATTTGCTACGTTCACCTTCAATCCCAATTCCCACCTGTGGGTTGTCCACGGTATCAACCAGCGCCCGCATTGGGATGAAGAGGAATATCAACCATGA
- a CDS encoding hydantoinase/oxoprolinase family protein, translating to MQTQTTDHPPAALRVGIDIGGTFTDFVIFNPHNGEITTFKLPSTTHDPAHAVLEGFERISKQLPVDNNPSGLAHGNVPWITIIHGSTVATNALLERKGSSAALITTRGFKDVLQIGRQNRPELYNFASQPMEPLIPAELRLEVDERVDRFGRVLTALDEAQIDEIVEKLKKLRIADGGWRSAVESIAVCLLFSFANPEHEQRIAKKLRGAGFFVSASHEILPEYREYERTSTTVVNAYVTPVLDRYLKRLEEEVKQFGASTSQRARLQVMQSNGGSISVSEARKAGVRCVLSGPAGGVVGAEFVGEIVNQRFDQSTRLQLLTFDMGGTSTDVALIDGKPQITTDANVGGHPIGIPLLDIHTIGAGGGSIASVDAGGALRVGPESAGADPGPACYGKAAISYPPATVTDANLFLGRIPADYFLGGEMAVYPKLAEEAIAHIGNQLGLKPIETALGIIEIANAHMERALRVISIERGHDPRDFPLLSFGGAGGLHAADLARRLKIPRVLISPYAATFSAFGMLAADTIKDYTQTVMLPGDSSYEAIAAGMNSLLEQGRRDLTREGFSLTDIHLHPALDMRYRGQSYELSIPFEQDFIGRFHEAHQHYYGYARHGAEIEIVNLRLQAVGSVPSPKLAEQPERSPACAAAIIDTRPVVFPSGALNTPLYRGESLACGNQIEGPAIIVRSDTTILLNEQDQARIDHFGNLVIEIHV from the coding sequence ATGCAAACGCAAACCACAGACCACCCCCCTGCCGCCCTGCGTGTAGGGATTGACATCGGTGGGACGTTTACCGACTTTGTCATCTTCAATCCGCACAATGGAGAAATTACGACCTTCAAGCTGCCCTCCACAACACATGACCCGGCGCACGCGGTGCTGGAGGGGTTTGAGCGAATCAGTAAACAGTTGCCAGTGGACAACAATCCGTCCGGACTGGCTCATGGCAACGTCCCATGGATAACGATCATCCACGGTTCAACGGTAGCCACAAATGCCTTGCTGGAACGCAAAGGCTCATCCGCAGCGTTGATTACCACGCGCGGCTTCAAGGATGTGCTCCAAATCGGACGGCAGAATCGGCCTGAATTATATAATTTTGCCAGCCAACCGATGGAACCACTCATCCCGGCAGAATTACGCCTGGAAGTGGACGAACGCGTGGATCGTTTTGGGCGCGTGTTGACAGCGTTGGATGAGGCACAGATTGACGAAATTGTAGAAAAGCTAAAAAAATTACGGATAGCGGATGGCGGATGGCGATCTGCGGTTGAATCCATTGCCGTCTGCCTGCTTTTCTCATTTGCAAATCCCGAACACGAGCAACGCATCGCCAAAAAACTGCGCGGGGCCGGATTCTTCGTCTCGGCCTCGCATGAAATCTTGCCCGAATACCGCGAATATGAGCGCACAAGCACCACGGTGGTGAATGCCTATGTCACGCCGGTGCTGGATCGGTATCTGAAGCGGTTGGAAGAGGAAGTTAAACAATTCGGCGCTTCAACGAGTCAACGGGCGCGTCTTCAGGTGATGCAATCCAACGGGGGTAGTATCAGCGTGAGTGAGGCCCGCAAAGCCGGGGTGCGTTGCGTACTCTCTGGCCCGGCGGGAGGCGTGGTGGGAGCGGAGTTTGTGGGGGAAATCGTAAATCAGCGATTCGACCAATCCACGAGACTGCAACTATTAACCTTCGATATGGGCGGCACATCCACCGATGTAGCCCTGATCGACGGCAAACCCCAAATCACCACCGATGCCAACGTCGGCGGACACCCGATTGGCATCCCGCTGCTCGACATCCACACCATTGGCGCGGGCGGCGGCTCGATTGCCAGCGTGGACGCGGGCGGCGCGCTGCGCGTCGGCCCAGAGAGTGCAGGGGCAGACCCTGGCCCGGCGTGTTATGGTAAAGCAGCGATCAGCTACCCGCCAGCAACCGTCACCGATGCCAACCTGTTCCTCGGCCGTATTCCCGCCGATTATTTTCTGGGCGGCGAGATGGCAGTCTACCCAAAACTTGCCGAAGAAGCCATCGCGCATATTGGGAATCAACTCGGCCTTAAACCCATCGAAACCGCGCTGGGCATCATCGAAATTGCCAACGCCCACATGGAGCGCGCCCTGCGGGTCATTTCCATCGAGCGCGGCCACGATCCGCGCGATTTTCCCCTGCTCTCGTTTGGCGGCGCGGGCGGGCTGCACGCTGCCGATCTGGCGCGACGGTTGAAAATCCCCCGCGTGTTGATCTCGCCCTACGCGGCTACTTTCTCTGCTTTTGGCATGTTGGCCGCGGATACGATAAAAGATTACACCCAAACAGTAATGCTGCCAGGAGATAGCTCCTACGAAGCGATCGCTGCCGGTATGAATTCTCTGCTCGAACAGGGGCGGCGGGACTTAACCCGCGAGGGATTCAGTTTAACAGATATTCATCTGCACCCGGCGCTGGATATGCGCTATCGCGGTCAGTCCTACGAGCTAAGCATTCCCTTCGAGCAAGATTTCATTGGCCGATTTCATGAAGCCCACCAACATTATTACGGCTATGCGCGGCATGGCGCAGAAATCGAGATCGTTAATTTGCGCCTCCAGGCTGTGGGGTCGGTACCCTCCCCAAAACTCGCCGAACAACCCGAAAGGAGTCCCGCTTGCGCCGCGGCCATCATCGACACACGCCCGGTTGTTTTTCCATCAGGCGCGCTCAACACGCCACTCTACCGCGGAGAATCCCTGGCCTGCGGCAATCAAATCGAAGGGCCAGCCATCATCGTTCGGAGCGACACGACGATCTTGCTGAACGAACAAGATCAGGCGCGCATAGACCATTTTGGTAATCTCGTAATTGAAATTCATGTATAG